In Pseudomonas sp. MTM4, one genomic interval encodes:
- a CDS encoding efflux transporter outer membrane subunit, which translates to MKRHNLTALLALVGTLSACTMVGPDYRLPDDAAIQRTEAQAPFDLAGSAKVEQAELPADWWKLYDDPLLDRLVSEALERNTDVRLAYHNLRRAYEGFQMAHHAQEIEIGGAGSLARGQLSSESLALQEKIPVMNLADAGLSVGYQLDLFGKLKRAAESAGASADASAAALDAARITVVAQVVRNYVEACHAGEELKIAKHSLDIQQRQLDVATRLFSGGRGNEVDVARARAQVEALRAEVPPFETKKSAALYQVAALLGRTPGDLPEPVITCSHAPQLSQPIPVGDGAALLKRRPDVRAAERSLAAATADIGVATAMMYPEISLGASAGYTGMLEHIADPITRRWEFGPSISWHIPTKVDRARVRAMEAGADAALARFDGAVLNALRETQTLLARYADDLQRNRALRDSRDAASRAADHTRRLYQEGRLAYLDSLDTERTLAFAEAALAESEAQLSLDQVNLFLALGGGWEDAERTPSTQLAH; encoded by the coding sequence ATGCCGCGATTCAACGTACCGAAGCCCAGGCACCGTTCGATCTGGCTGGCAGTGCGAAGGTGGAACAAGCCGAGTTGCCCGCCGACTGGTGGAAACTCTATGACGATCCCCTCCTCGACCGGCTGGTGAGCGAGGCGCTGGAACGCAATACCGACGTGCGCCTGGCCTATCACAACCTGCGGCGCGCCTACGAGGGCTTCCAGATGGCCCATCACGCGCAGGAAATCGAGATTGGTGGTGCCGGCTCGCTCGCGCGTGGTCAGCTATCCAGTGAGTCACTGGCACTGCAGGAAAAAATCCCGGTGATGAACCTCGCCGATGCCGGGCTTTCGGTCGGCTATCAGCTCGATCTGTTCGGCAAGCTCAAGCGCGCCGCCGAATCAGCCGGAGCCAGTGCTGATGCCAGCGCCGCGGCCCTCGATGCCGCCCGTATCACCGTCGTGGCTCAGGTCGTGCGCAATTATGTCGAGGCCTGCCACGCGGGCGAAGAACTGAAGATCGCCAAGCATTCATTGGATATTCAACAACGCCAGCTGGATGTGGCCACGCGGCTGTTCAGCGGCGGTCGCGGCAACGAAGTAGACGTGGCTCGCGCACGCGCTCAGGTCGAGGCGCTGCGTGCCGAGGTTCCTCCGTTCGAGACGAAAAAATCCGCAGCGCTTTATCAAGTCGCCGCCCTGCTCGGCCGCACGCCCGGTGACTTGCCAGAACCAGTCATTACCTGCAGCCACGCGCCGCAGCTGAGCCAGCCGATTCCGGTTGGCGATGGCGCGGCGTTGCTCAAGCGTCGTCCGGACGTCCGCGCGGCGGAACGCAGCCTGGCTGCTGCCACCGCAGATATCGGGGTCGCCACCGCAATGATGTACCCGGAAATCAGCCTCGGCGCCTCGGCCGGCTATACCGGCATGCTCGAACACATCGCCGATCCTATTACCCGTCGTTGGGAATTCGGGCCGTCCATTTCCTGGCACATCCCGACGAAAGTCGACCGCGCGCGGGTCCGTGCCATGGAAGCCGGCGCCGACGCGGCCCTTGCGCGTTTCGACGGCGCGGTACTCAACGCCCTGCGCGAAACCCAAACGCTGTTGGCGCGGTATGCCGACGATTTGCAGCGCAACCGTGCCCTGCGCGATTCCCGCGACGCCGCCAGCCGCGCTGCCGATCACACCCGTCGGCTCTACCAGGAAGGCCGTTTGGCCTATCTCGACAGCCTCGACACCGAGCGCACCCTGGCCTTTGCCGAAGCCGCCTTGGCGGAATCCGAAGCACAGCTTTCGCTGGATCAGGTCAACCTGTTCCTGGCGTTGGGTGGCGGATGGGAAGACGCTGAGCGTACGCCGTCGACCCAGCTTGCCCATTGA
- a CDS encoding LysR family transcriptional regulator: MDLLHAMRVFVRVADAGSFTAAALQSDTSTAQVSRLVSELENHLQARLLHRTTRRLSLTEAGQRFLEQSRAILDQVELARVEASGAHLVPRGRLRVHSTIGLGIQLLATLAGRYDEIYPDVYLDLILSQRQPDLLEDNLDVIITLSRELPDSELIAQRLGTVFHVVCASPSYIEQHGAPKVPADLQQHRCLRLADPVFADSWSFIGDGIEQTIQPSETFKVNVAEAMSSAAEAGMGVCLLPDYVAVPALQRGTLVRLLPQFRLQEKTIYALYPSRRFLDAKVKTWVEFLKAELPQAFASYHQLIQNPKYWA; encoded by the coding sequence ATGGATTTACTTCATGCGATGCGAGTATTCGTACGGGTAGCCGACGCCGGCAGCTTCACGGCGGCGGCGCTGCAGTCCGATACCTCCACCGCTCAGGTTTCCCGGCTGGTGTCGGAGCTGGAAAATCATCTGCAAGCGCGTCTGCTGCACCGCACAACGCGGCGTCTGTCTCTGACCGAAGCGGGCCAGCGTTTTCTCGAGCAAAGCCGCGCGATCCTTGATCAGGTCGAGCTGGCGCGGGTCGAAGCCAGCGGCGCGCATCTGGTGCCCAGAGGGCGGTTGCGGGTGCATTCCACCATCGGCCTGGGCATCCAGCTGCTGGCGACGCTTGCCGGCCGCTACGACGAGATCTATCCGGATGTCTATCTGGACCTGATCCTCTCCCAGCGCCAACCCGATTTGCTGGAAGACAACCTCGACGTGATCATCACACTGTCGCGCGAGCTGCCGGATTCCGAGTTGATTGCCCAGCGACTGGGTACGGTATTTCACGTCGTCTGCGCCTCGCCGAGTTACATCGAACAGCACGGTGCGCCGAAGGTGCCGGCCGATCTCCAACAGCATCGCTGCCTGCGGCTTGCCGATCCGGTGTTCGCCGACAGCTGGAGCTTCATCGGCGATGGCATCGAGCAGACGATTCAACCCAGCGAAACCTTCAAGGTGAACGTGGCCGAAGCCATGAGTTCGGCTGCCGAAGCGGGCATGGGCGTGTGTTTGTTGCCCGATTACGTGGCGGTCCCGGCGCTGCAGCGCGGTACGCTGGTGCGGCTGTTGCCGCAGTTCCGTCTGCAGGAAAAAACCATCTACGCGCTCTACCCGTCGCGACGGTTCCTCGATGCCAAGGTCAAGACCTGGGTCGAGTTCCTTAAAGCGGAATTGCCGCAAGCCTTCGCCAGCTATCACCAGCTCATCCAGAACCCCAAATACTGGGCCTGA
- a CDS encoding DUF2790 domain-containing protein, with the protein MKNLLWIAGLSVFAQLAIAAPQPAPYQYGDKLDIAEIISMEVPNGGCEVVEAKMTYLDSKGETQVMSYLRQGADCNDH; encoded by the coding sequence ATGAAAAATCTGCTCTGGATTGCCGGCTTGTCCGTGTTCGCTCAACTGGCTATCGCTGCTCCGCAGCCCGCTCCTTATCAATACGGCGACAAGCTGGACATCGCCGAGATCATCTCGATGGAAGTACCGAACGGCGGCTGTGAAGTGGTCGAAGCCAAGATGACCTATCTTGACTCCAAGGGCGAAACTCAGGTGATGAGCTATCTGCGCCAGGGCGCTGACTGCAACGATCACTGA